A single genomic interval of Lathyrus oleraceus cultivar Zhongwan6 chromosome 7, CAAS_Psat_ZW6_1.0, whole genome shotgun sequence harbors:
- the LOC127108444 gene encoding protein SMALL AUXIN UP-REGULATED RNA 51, with protein sequence MAGTMKKVDKIRQIVRLKQLMTRWKQLSLRRHSLRPEPEEPCLTPRRQPPSGFLFVYVGSERRRFAIPARFLNFPVFAGLLDATEEEFGLRGNGGLVLPCHVEFFTEIVKRLHRNEQKYGKLTLEEFVTIFADVAVEGCKEKENVVVLSPLLQNALV encoded by the coding sequence ATGGCAGGTACAATGAAAAAAGTCGACAAGATTCGTCAAATCGTTCGCTTGAAACAGCTCATGACACGGTGGAAGCAACTCAGTCTCCGTCGTCATTCGCTCCGTCCGGAGCCTGAAGAGCCCTGCCTCACTCCTCGAAGACAACCACCTTCAGGCTTTCTCTTTGTCTACGTCGGATCGGAACGACGCCGTTTCGCCATCCCCGCTCGGTTTCTCAACTTCCCCGTTTTCGCCGGTCTTCTCGATGCAACCGAGGAGGAGTTCGGTCTACGAGGTAACGGCGGTTTGGTTCTTCCGTGCCACGTGGAGTTTTTCACGGAAATCGTTAAGCGGCTTCATAGGAACGAACAGAAGTATGGGAAACTAACTTTGGAAGAGTTTGTTACAATATTTGCTGACGTGGCGGTTGAAGGTTGTAAGGAAAAGGAAAACGTCGTCGTTTTGAGTCCTTTGTTGCAGAACGCTTTGGTTTAA